One part of the Treponema sp. OMZ 787 genome encodes these proteins:
- a CDS encoding TrkA family potassium uptake protein codes for MKKFAIMGLGTFGVRMLDELIKIGAEVIIIDQNKELIEMYKPKASSAVVIEEISELSVRKILPSKVDTVIVDFSRKVELSVISTTILKTLGISNIVVRAQSDEHGRLLKTVGATRVIYPDSEAAKRTTPILAADLLLKFMPISKNLALAEVGVEARYVGKSLAESNIRKDMGVNIIARRKKESEDFIFMDDPEYKFEEDDVLLVVASEEHIYNFSGGKISLKNNSKKDGEIKPSIFKNLFSSKKL; via the coding sequence ATGAAAAAATTTGCGATTATGGGCTTGGGAACCTTCGGTGTACGGATGCTCGATGAACTTATCAAAATCGGTGCCGAAGTTATCATCATCGACCAAAACAAAGAACTGATCGAAATGTATAAACCTAAGGCATCTTCGGCAGTTGTGATAGAAGAAATAAGCGAGCTTTCGGTGCGTAAAATCTTGCCTTCTAAGGTGGATACCGTAATCGTAGACTTTAGCCGCAAGGTGGAGCTTTCCGTAATCAGCACGACAATTTTAAAAACGCTCGGCATTTCAAACATTGTGGTGCGAGCCCAATCCGATGAACACGGAAGGCTTTTAAAAACCGTCGGAGCTACCAGAGTAATTTATCCCGACAGTGAGGCCGCAAAAAGAACAACTCCTATTTTAGCCGCAGACCTCCTTCTTAAATTTATGCCTATTTCAAAAAATCTTGCTCTTGCAGAAGTCGGAGTGGAAGCACGATATGTCGGTAAAAGCCTTGCAGAATCAAATATCCGAAAAGATATGGGGGTAAACATTATTGCCCGCCGAAAAAAAGAAAGCGAAGACTTTATTTTTATGGATGACCCCGAGTATAAGTTTGAAGAAGATGATGTTCTTTTGGTTGTTGCCTCCGAAGAGCACATCTATAACTTTTCCGGCGGAAAGATAAGTTTAAAAAATAATTCCAAAAAAGATGGAGAGATAAAGCCGTCAATCTTTAAAAATCTTTTTTCTTCAAAAAAATTATAA
- a CDS encoding MATE family efflux transporter — MENLSGSKCTCDETDLQLKPKKISIKLWKLAYPTMISAGLQNFYDIVDMVWVGQISKTALSGVTLFSSIYMLFTILNEVAGASSVSMIAQNYGRGDMEKTQRIAEQTISFKVVLAVISGILLALFLKPILWFFLPDQEVLNSALEYGWLRIFFIPVMFSSYSVNTIFRCTGDAKTPLHIMIISTIINLVLDPLFMFDIVPGTSIPGLGMGVFGAALATVTARTISFLYGFLILISGKRKIKISFKGLFRLDKKIDLDLLLIGLPSGINSLVRTFAQVTIMKFVTVYGADAVAIAGVGGKLSQFAFMPIFGFNMGGATLVGQSLGRDNVKEAKLTSKINAFMSASVVGIFAVIIMGTPQTFLRFFFPNDPAMLLQGSVMLRIFYPSFIILSASLGLAVVFSGSGHTRPMLYSTLGSRWFVQIPFLFLVVNILHLPLFAVWTSYIFSELAEFTVILYHYRKGLWCNKRV, encoded by the coding sequence ATGGAGAATCTATCCGGCTCGAAGTGTACTTGTGATGAAACTGATCTGCAATTAAAACCTAAAAAAATATCAATTAAGTTATGGAAGCTGGCCTATCCTACGATGATTTCCGCAGGCTTGCAAAACTTTTACGACATTGTAGATATGGTTTGGGTCGGGCAAATATCGAAAACAGCTCTTTCGGGTGTTACCCTCTTTTCTTCCATATATATGCTTTTTACTATTTTAAATGAGGTCGCAGGTGCAAGCTCCGTTTCGATGATTGCTCAAAATTACGGGCGGGGCGATATGGAGAAAACTCAGCGCATTGCAGAGCAGACTATCAGTTTTAAGGTTGTGCTTGCCGTAATATCGGGCATTCTTTTAGCTCTTTTTTTAAAACCGATTTTGTGGTTTTTTCTTCCGGATCAGGAGGTTTTAAATTCCGCTTTAGAATACGGCTGGCTTAGAATATTTTTTATTCCCGTTATGTTTTCTTCATATTCCGTAAATACGATTTTTAGATGTACAGGAGATGCAAAAACTCCTCTCCACATTATGATAATATCCACTATCATAAACTTGGTCTTAGATCCTCTTTTTATGTTCGATATAGTTCCGGGAACAAGTATCCCTGGCTTAGGAATGGGAGTCTTTGGGGCGGCTCTTGCAACGGTAACGGCCCGAACTATAAGTTTTTTATACGGCTTTTTAATTCTTATTAGCGGAAAAAGAAAGATTAAGATCAGTTTTAAGGGACTTTTCAGACTCGATAAAAAGATAGACTTAGATCTTTTACTCATAGGTCTTCCTTCAGGTATTAATTCCCTTGTACGCACCTTTGCTCAAGTAACGATTATGAAGTTTGTTACCGTTTATGGAGCCGATGCAGTTGCTATTGCAGGTGTAGGAGGAAAGCTTTCTCAGTTTGCCTTTATGCCGATTTTCGGATTTAATATGGGCGGAGCAACTCTTGTAGGGCAAAGCCTCGGACGGGATAATGTTAAGGAAGCAAAGCTCACTTCTAAGATAAACGCTTTTATGTCGGCCTCTGTTGTAGGAATTTTTGCAGTCATAATTATGGGAACGCCTCAAACTTTTTTAAGGTTTTTCTTTCCGAATGATCCGGCAATGCTTTTGCAGGGAAGTGTGATGCTCCGTATATTTTATCCGTCCTTTATAATTTTATCTGCAAGTCTGGGGCTTGCCGTGGTTTTTTCGGGTTCAGGACATACTCGGCCGATGCTTTATTCTACCTTGGGATCCCGCTGGTTCGTTCAGATTCCGTTTTTATTTTTGGTTGTAAATATTTTGCACCTGCCCTTATTTGCCGTTTGGACCTCATATATTTTTTCGGAGCTGGCCGAGTTTACGGTTATTTTATATCACTACCGCAAAGGGCTGTGGTGTAATAAGAGGGTATAA
- the rlmJ gene encoding 23S rRNA (adenine(2030)-N(6))-methyltransferase RlmJ → MLSYRHGFHAGNQADVFKHSVLFSFLKLYTQKQKPFTAFDLNAGGASYNLLSEWSLKTGEAEEGIIRLLDLYKKEKLHLPIPEDFKSYLDFCLKNYDENSSYAGSSEIIRSFLKKDSNLILCDLHSAEAEKLKELYKHTKNVHVHKRDCYEAIRALTPPLPIRGFALFDPSYEVDSDYTAIAEAVEKVCKKWPVGIFIIWYPILNHKTEVCANLKSRIGKAANGKMLNFEVKHFSSKIDTESEYGLQGSGLLITNPPWGLEEKLKEICGYIDKVSAGLD, encoded by the coding sequence TTGCTGAGTTATCGTCACGGTTTTCATGCAGGAAATCAGGCCGATGTTTTTAAGCACTCGGTTCTTTTTTCTTTTTTAAAACTTTACACGCAAAAGCAAAAACCGTTTACTGCTTTCGATTTAAATGCAGGGGGTGCTTCCTATAATCTTTTAAGCGAGTGGAGTTTAAAAACCGGCGAAGCGGAAGAAGGGATAATCCGTCTTTTGGATTTATACAAAAAAGAAAAACTGCATCTTCCAATTCCTGAGGACTTTAAGTCCTATTTGGATTTTTGCTTAAAAAACTATGATGAAAATTCCTCTTATGCCGGCTCTTCCGAAATAATCCGTTCATTTTTAAAAAAAGATTCTAATTTAATCTTATGCGATTTACATTCTGCCGAAGCCGAAAAATTAAAAGAGCTTTATAAACATACGAAAAATGTTCATGTGCACAAAAGGGATTGCTATGAGGCGATTAGAGCCCTTACCCCGCCTCTCCCTATCCGCGGTTTTGCCCTCTTTGACCCCAGCTATGAAGTCGATTCGGACTATACCGCGATTGCAGAAGCTGTTGAAAAGGTATGTAAAAAATGGCCTGTAGGAATCTTTATAATTTGGTATCCAATATTGAATCACAAAACCGAAGTATGTGCAAATTTAAAAAGCCGGATAGGTAAAGCTGCAAACGGTAAGATGTTGAATTTTGAGGTCAAGCATTTTTCAAGTAAGATAGATACTGAAAGCGAATACGGCCTTCAAGGCTCAGGCCTTTTAATCACAAATCCTCCCTGGGGCTTGGAAGAAAAACTGAAAGAAATATGCGGATATATTGATAAAGTAAGCGCCGGGTTAGATTGA
- a CDS encoding type II toxin-antitoxin system Phd/YefM family antitoxin, translated as MFMPQIVPIRDLKNTSAISNLCHKTNEPIFITKNGYGDMVIMSMETYEGNAFFNNLYGNLEEAEMDLQNGRVSGIDEAIEEIKSRYDL; from the coding sequence GTGTTTATGCCGCAAATAGTACCAATTCGCGACTTAAAAAATACGAGTGCGATTTCAAATCTTTGTCATAAAACAAATGAGCCGATTTTTATAACAAAAAATGGATATGGTGATATGGTTATTATGAGTATGGAAACATATGAAGGAAATGCTTTTTTTAATAATCTTTATGGTAATTTGGAAGAAGCAGAAATGGATTTACAAAACGGCAGGGTTTCCGGTATTGATGAGGCTATAGAGGAAATAAAAAGTCGATATGATTTATAA
- a CDS encoding SAP domain-containing protein — protein MTIKEFENKYWYMSELKALAKSLEIPFDSRTRKDQLEDMIIQFLEIGTVNKKNSFRIKNRNIDILNNHSYVKNFRNKKETWEFINSEMDKRVPGLKPKLGAKYWLNRWIENKLSNGEKITYNDVVCEYIRLNKTEEKLPQIPSCKFNNFISDYLANEKNATRKDALEAWTMLKDMKVKKDYITWKKINIHK, from the coding sequence ATGACAATAAAAGAATTTGAGAATAAATATTGGTATATGAGTGAACTCAAAGCACTAGCAAAGTCGCTTGAAATTCCTTTTGATTCAAGAACACGAAAAGATCAGCTTGAAGACATGATTATTCAATTTTTGGAAATCGGAACGGTAAATAAAAAGAATAGTTTTCGGATTAAAAACCGGAATATAGACATATTGAATAATCATAGTTATGTTAAAAATTTTAGAAACAAAAAAGAAACATGGGAATTCATCAATAGTGAAATGGATAAACGAGTTCCGGGATTAAAACCGAAATTAGGCGCAAAATATTGGCTTAATCGTTGGATTGAAAATAAGCTTTCTAATGGCGAAAAAATAACTTATAATGATGTCGTTTGCGAATATATTCGATTAAATAAAACTGAAGAAAAGCTTCCGCAAATTCCATCCTGTAAATTTAATAACTTTATAAGCGATTATCTGGCAAATGAAAAAAATGCAACAAGAAAAGACGCTTTGGAAGCATGGACTATGTTAAAAGATATGAAGGTAAAAAAAGATTATATAACATGGAAAAAAATAAACATCCATAAATAA
- a CDS encoding DUF4299 domain-containing protein has product MSVSFYINNKKTFLKAKAPMKLKECLGFSSQKIEQFAFDEAQDNFDVKRFYNSSIADYECLLCGVLGKSSRGFELSFDKELNHYAVRVFTPSTREDWQIALTYIKDLAKKMGSDIVNERGEYFTAENIEQFNYPEDILFGIKSYFENKDTDEYISFGIFREAAFNRKIVEGFLNSENPIEAFSKFFKDIQYLDAFSAKQMFFEDNKTKNIIGVYALTQDTETILPYTPSVEYKNTGIVKDEDISTWELSLVIINGNPNDKDSYQRAGVMEYSDFIARLPKDKYRFIDAKYILIDALTKEEILSILKKESG; this is encoded by the coding sequence ATGAGTGTATCATTTTATATTAACAACAAAAAAACTTTTTTAAAAGCTAAAGCTCCTATGAAGTTAAAAGAATGTTTAGGATTTTCTTCACAAAAAATAGAGCAATTTGCTTTTGACGAAGCACAAGATAATTTTGATGTGAAAAGATTCTATAACTCATCCATTGCAGATTATGAATGTTTACTATGCGGAGTATTAGGAAAAAGCTCCCGTGGCTTTGAACTTTCTTTTGATAAGGAACTCAATCATTATGCTGTGCGGGTTTTCACGCCGAGCACACGGGAAGATTGGCAAATTGCTCTTACCTATATCAAAGATTTAGCTAAAAAAATGGGAAGTGATATTGTCAATGAAAGAGGTGAATATTTTACCGCTGAGAATATCGAACAATTTAATTATCCGGAGGATATCTTATTCGGAATAAAATCTTATTTTGAAAACAAAGATACGGATGAATACATCAGTTTCGGTATTTTCCGGGAAGCGGCTTTTAACCGTAAAATTGTAGAAGGATTTTTAAATTCCGAGAATCCGATAGAGGCATTTAGTAAATTCTTTAAGGACATTCAGTATTTAGATGCTTTTTCGGCAAAGCAAATGTTTTTTGAAGATAATAAAACTAAAAACATTATCGGGGTTTATGCTCTAACCCAAGATACGGAAACTATTTTGCCTTATACGCCGAGTGTGGAATACAAAAATACGGGTATCGTAAAAGATGAAGATATAAGCACTTGGGAATTATCCTTGGTTATTATTAACGGAAACCCTAATGATAAAGACTCTTATCAAAGAGCAGGAGTTATGGAGTATTCGGATTTTATAGCCCGCCTGCCGAAAGACAAATATAGATTTATAGACGCTAAATACATTTTAATTGATGCTTTAACAAAAGAAGAAATTTTAAGCATTCTAAAAAAAGAGTCAGGATAA
- the fusA gene encoding elongation factor G: MLDKMRNIGIMAHIDAGKTTTTERILFYTGKIHKIGEIDDGQATMDWMAQEQDRGITIQSAATTTYWKNFQINIIDTPGHVDFTAEVERSLRVLDGAVAVLCAVGGVQPQTETVWHQADRYKVPRICFVNKMDRIGADFFAVLKDVHEKFGVEVVPVQIPIGASDNFEGVIDLIAMKEIHWDASTEGEKYEYTDIAQDRLALAEEWREKMLDTISSASDEITELILEGEEVPEELIKKEIRKAVLNQSYIPFLCGSARRNIGVQPLIDAVVDFLPAPDEVLPAEALNPKKEEKVSVPCKVEGAPLGLVFKIQYDKDAGSLCYVRMYSGKIKSGDQVFNTGKKKRERVNRILRMHSNKSEQTDSVQAGDIAVFIGLKLSQTGDTLGSEGQPLLLESMQFPEPVISVSVEPKSLSESDRLKEVLEILSKEDPTFTSREDSETGQLIISGMGELHIDVLTRRMLDDFKVEARVGNPQVTYRESITAEKTQTEKYSKQLGGKDNEAELTLTVRPLERGTGNRFVSKIKTFQKSGSGGTNALPEELLEAVKRSIEGCFSSGIKVGYPCTDIEVELVSVKYDELTATPFAYEAAAAKCFDDACSSADPVLLEPVMAVDIMSPKEFVGDAMSQITQRGGLISSMDSKANTDIVHAQAPMAKMFGFSTDLRSATQGRASFTMSFSHFEIKR, encoded by the coding sequence ATGCTTGATAAGATGCGGAACATAGGAATAATGGCTCACATAGATGCGGGAAAAACCACCACCACCGAGCGTATTTTATTTTACACGGGAAAAATTCATAAGATAGGCGAAATAGATGACGGTCAAGCAACCATGGACTGGATGGCCCAAGAGCAGGACAGAGGTATCACTATCCAAAGTGCCGCCACCACTACTTATTGGAAAAATTTTCAGATAAATATAATCGATACACCCGGGCACGTAGATTTTACGGCCGAGGTAGAACGCTCCTTGCGTGTATTAGACGGAGCCGTTGCAGTTCTTTGTGCAGTCGGAGGAGTTCAGCCCCAAACCGAAACCGTTTGGCATCAGGCCGACCGCTACAAGGTTCCGCGTATTTGTTTTGTAAACAAGATGGACAGAATCGGTGCCGACTTTTTTGCAGTCTTAAAAGACGTGCACGAAAAATTCGGAGTTGAAGTTGTGCCGGTTCAAATTCCTATTGGAGCAAGCGACAACTTTGAGGGAGTCATCGATCTTATTGCAATGAAGGAAATTCACTGGGATGCTTCAACCGAGGGCGAAAAATACGAGTATACCGACATAGCCCAAGACCGCCTCGCCTTGGCGGAAGAATGGCGCGAAAAAATGCTAGACACTATTTCTTCAGCCTCGGACGAAATCACCGAGCTCATCCTCGAAGGGGAAGAAGTTCCCGAAGAGCTTATCAAAAAAGAAATCAGAAAGGCTGTTTTAAATCAAAGCTATATTCCGTTTTTGTGCGGATCGGCAAGAAGGAATATAGGTGTTCAGCCCCTAATCGATGCAGTCGTAGACTTTTTGCCTGCCCCCGATGAGGTTCTTCCGGCAGAGGCTCTCAATCCCAAAAAGGAAGAAAAGGTCTCGGTTCCGTGCAAGGTAGAAGGAGCCCCCTTAGGTCTTGTATTTAAGATTCAATACGACAAGGATGCAGGAAGTCTCTGCTATGTCAGAATGTATTCGGGAAAAATCAAATCGGGCGATCAAGTTTTTAACACGGGAAAAAAGAAAAGAGAACGCGTAAACAGAATCTTGCGTATGCATTCAAATAAGTCGGAACAAACGGATTCCGTTCAGGCCGGAGATATAGCCGTTTTTATCGGGCTGAAACTTTCGCAGACAGGAGATACCCTGGGCTCCGAGGGTCAGCCCCTCTTGCTTGAATCCATGCAATTCCCCGAACCCGTTATTTCCGTTTCGGTAGAACCTAAAAGCTTATCGGAAAGCGACCGCTTAAAAGAAGTCTTGGAAATTCTTTCAAAGGAAGACCCGACCTTCACAAGCCGCGAAGACAGCGAGACCGGACAGCTTATAATTTCGGGAATGGGAGAACTCCATATAGATGTTCTAACCCGCAGAATGTTGGACGACTTTAAGGTAGAAGCCAGAGTCGGAAACCCGCAGGTTACTTACAGGGAATCCATCACCGCAGAAAAAACTCAAACCGAAAAATACAGCAAGCAGCTGGGCGGAAAAGACAACGAGGCCGAGCTTACCCTCACTGTCCGCCCCCTTGAGCGTGGAACTGGAAACCGCTTTGTTTCAAAGATTAAAACCTTCCAAAAGTCCGGTTCGGGCGGTACCAATGCTCTTCCCGAAGAACTTTTAGAAGCCGTAAAGCGTTCTATCGAAGGCTGTTTTAGTTCGGGAATTAAGGTAGGTTATCCTTGCACGGATATTGAGGTAGAACTTGTTTCGGTAAAATACGACGAACTTACGGCAACGCCCTTCGCCTATGAAGCCGCCGCAGCAAAGTGCTTTGACGACGCTTGCAGTTCAGCCGACCCCGTGCTCTTGGAGCCCGTAATGGCTGTAGACATTATGAGCCCCAAAGAATTTGTAGGAGACGCCATGAGTCAGATTACCCAGAGGGGAGGCCTAATCTCAAGCATGGACTCAAAGGCAAACACAGACATTGTACACGCCCAAGCCCCTATGGCAAAGATGTTCGGCTTTTCCACCGACCTCCGTTCAGCCACTCAGGGGAGGGCTTCATTTACTATGAGCTTTAGTCATTTTGAGATTAAGCGGTAA
- a CDS encoding antitoxin, with the protein METAKLFRNGRSQAVRLPKEYNFSGTEVFIRRAGESVILFPKNKEWETFLEGLNGFTDDFMVEGRCQPDLQDRKDL; encoded by the coding sequence ATGGAAACGGCAAAATTATTCCGAAACGGCAGGAGTCAGGCAGTCAGGCTGCCTAAAGAATATAATTTTTCGGGAACTGAGGTTTTTATACGGAGAGCCGGAGAATCTGTTATTCTATTCCCAAAAAACAAAGAGTGGGAAACATTTTTAGAAGGCTTAAACGGGTTTACCGATGATTTTATGGTAGAAGGAAGATGTCAGCCTGATTTGCAGGACAGGAAAGATTTATAA
- a CDS encoding type II toxin-antitoxin system VapC family toxin, translating to MYLLDTNICIFLKNKKSPNVLQKIKENKHLGIYISSITVAELQFGVYNSKYVEKNKISLIKFLTPFSILNFDDRDAQEFGKIRTSLKTEGKIIGAYDMLIAAQAIAKNLILVTNNTKEFCRIKNLNLEDWK from the coding sequence ATGTATTTATTGGATACGAATATCTGTATATTTCTTAAAAATAAAAAAAGTCCTAATGTTCTTCAAAAGATTAAAGAGAATAAACACTTAGGGATTTACATCTCAAGTATTACCGTAGCAGAATTACAGTTCGGTGTATATAATAGCAAGTATGTAGAAAAAAACAAAATATCATTAATAAAATTTTTGACACCATTTTCTATTTTAAATTTTGATGATAGAGATGCTCAAGAATTCGGAAAAATAAGAACATCCTTAAAAACTGAAGGTAAAATTATTGGCGCCTATGATATGTTAATTGCAGCACAAGCTATAGCGAAAAATTTAATCCTTGTTACCAACAATACAAAAGAATTTTGCCGAATAAAAAACTTGAACCTAGAAGATTGGAAGTAA
- a CDS encoding fructose bisphosphate aldolase — translation MDKIKLERMKNDKGFIAALDQSGGSTPKALAAYGVPETAYSNEDEMFDLVHAMRTRIITGKAFNSNNILGAILFEQTMEREIEGMPTADFLWEKKKILPFLKVDKGLAELKDGVQLMKPIPNLDAMLKHAVEKHIFGTKMRSVIKEANPQGIKAVVDQQFELGIQIAKAGLVPIIEPEVDIKSPDKAKCEEILKKELEEHLKTLPKDLLVMFKLSIPTQENLYEEFTKHPQVVRMVALSGGYSRDDANKLLAKNRGMIASFSRALAEGLFANQSDDEFNATLEKTIKGVYEASIT, via the coding sequence ATGGATAAAATAAAACTTGAAAGAATGAAAAACGATAAGGGTTTTATTGCGGCATTGGATCAAAGCGGCGGAAGTACTCCTAAGGCTTTGGCTGCTTACGGAGTTCCCGAAACGGCTTATTCCAATGAAGATGAGATGTTTGATCTTGTTCATGCTATGCGCACAAGAATAATCACAGGTAAGGCTTTTAATTCCAATAATATTTTAGGTGCAATTTTATTTGAGCAAACAATGGAGCGCGAAATTGAGGGAATGCCCACCGCCGACTTCTTATGGGAAAAAAAGAAGATTCTCCCCTTTTTAAAGGTCGATAAGGGGCTTGCAGAATTAAAAGACGGTGTTCAGCTTATGAAGCCGATACCCAATTTGGATGCTATGCTAAAGCACGCTGTAGAAAAGCACATTTTTGGAACAAAGATGCGCTCGGTTATAAAGGAAGCAAATCCCCAAGGTATCAAGGCTGTTGTAGATCAGCAATTTGAATTGGGTATTCAAATTGCAAAAGCCGGTCTTGTTCCTATTATCGAGCCGGAAGTAGATATTAAATCACCCGACAAGGCCAAGTGTGAAGAAATCCTCAAAAAAGAATTGGAAGAGCATCTTAAGACCTTGCCGAAAGACTTGCTTGTAATGTTCAAGCTTTCAATTCCGACACAGGAAAACCTTTACGAGGAATTTACAAAGCATCCTCAGGTAGTTAGAATGGTAGCCCTTTCAGGCGGTTATTCCAGAGACGATGCAAACAAGCTTCTGGCTAAAAACCGAGGTATGATTGCAAGTTTCTCCCGAGCTCTCGCCGAAGGCCTTTTTGCAAATCAAAGCGATGATGAGTTTAACGCAACCTTGGAAAAAACCATTAAGGGCGTTTACGAAGCTTCAATAACATAG
- a CDS encoding site-specific DNA-methyltransferase codes for MYDLKKINKAILIFGDCFNEMKNIPDSSIDLILCDPPYNLAEYSTGNMKFDWRSEINNDVAKWDLVPFEPEKLVIDFKRILKSTGNIFIFTSYNLIGKYHEVFDPVFDTFQFMVWHKTNPVPNIRKSSFLNSCELIVCLWNKGHTWNFSTQNKMHNFIETPICMGKERIKDPKHPTQKPIAVLEHIINIASNPGDIVFDPFMGVGSTGHAALNLGRKFIGIEIDQKYYDASGKRIEELNYQNSKKNIEECINF; via the coding sequence ATGTATGATTTAAAAAAAATAAACAAGGCTATACTCATTTTTGGAGATTGTTTCAATGAAATGAAAAATATTCCTGATTCTTCAATAGATTTAATTCTCTGTGATCCTCCATATAATTTGGCAGAATACTCTACAGGAAATATGAAATTTGATTGGAGATCAGAAATAAATAACGATGTTGCGAAATGGGACTTAGTACCTTTTGAGCCGGAAAAACTTGTTATAGACTTTAAAAGGATTTTAAAATCTACTGGAAATATATTTATATTTACGAGCTATAATCTAATAGGAAAATATCATGAAGTATTTGATCCTGTGTTTGATACCTTCCAGTTTATGGTCTGGCATAAAACAAACCCCGTTCCAAATATTCGTAAGTCATCTTTTTTAAATAGTTGTGAATTAATAGTATGTCTTTGGAATAAGGGACATACATGGAATTTTTCTACACAAAATAAGATGCATAATTTTATCGAAACTCCAATTTGTATGGGAAAAGAACGAATAAAAGACCCTAAACATCCTACACAAAAACCTATTGCAGTGTTAGAACATATTATTAATATAGCATCAAATCCGGGTGATATAGTATTTGATCCTTTTATGGGTGTTGGTTCAACCGGTCATGCAGCATTAAATCTTGGCCGTAAATTTATTGGTATTGAAATAGATCAAAAATATTATGATGCTTCAGGAAAGCGCATTGAGGAGTTGAATTACCAGAATTCTAAAAAAAATATTGAAGAATGTATTAATTTTTAA
- a CDS encoding TdeIII family type II restriction endonuclease — translation MDEIKQKAIEQIIDVAIKNFAEGFGIKHKSQVDDPEGVINAKKNNCFIAELGHEFMFYSAFVRSFDSSFGRVLEGIGNAIATLSYEVRGNLNAYLLPQQSQHMDYMISEYEKNIRPSVNDYNGFTWIKPKDVRSFSKNHVTDHYFYNKNKNEHYLIELKAGGDLDNKKAKSEKLALLQEYFILKNFLHENKEEKAKIFIYLGTAYNMFGEGNYWKQDRVRQFFANEELLIGKDYWNFVCDDDAGFEIIMKQYRRSANYIKAALTDIKDMYFGK, via the coding sequence ATGGATGAAATAAAACAAAAAGCGATAGAACAAATTATTGATGTGGCTATAAAAAATTTTGCAGAAGGTTTTGGAATAAAACACAAAAGCCAAGTAGATGATCCGGAAGGAGTTATAAATGCTAAAAAGAATAATTGTTTTATTGCAGAACTGGGACATGAGTTTATGTTTTATAGTGCTTTTGTTAGAAGTTTTGACAGTTCATTTGGTAGAGTTTTAGAGGGAATCGGTAATGCAATTGCAACTTTATCATATGAAGTACGAGGAAATCTAAATGCATATCTTTTACCTCAACAAAGCCAACATATGGATTATATGATTTCTGAATATGAAAAAAATATACGCCCATCAGTCAATGACTACAATGGTTTTACTTGGATAAAACCGAAAGATGTACGATCTTTTTCAAAAAATCATGTTACTGACCATTATTTTTATAACAAAAATAAAAATGAACATTACCTTATCGAATTAAAAGCCGGAGGAGACCTTGATAATAAAAAAGCAAAAAGTGAAAAACTTGCTTTATTACAAGAATATTTTATTTTAAAAAATTTTTTACATGAAAACAAAGAGGAAAAGGCAAAAATATTTATATATCTTGGAACAGCATATAATATGTTTGGAGAAGGTAATTATTGGAAACAGGACAGAGTACGCCAATTTTTTGCTAATGAAGAACTGCTAATAGGTAAAGATTACTGGAATTTTGTATGTGATGACGATGCCGGTTTTGAAATTATAATGAAGCAATATAGGCGAAGTGCAAATTATATTAAAGCAGCATTAACTGATATTAAAGATATGTATTTTGGGAAATGA